The Candidatus Nitrosocosmicus franklandus genome contains a region encoding:
- the gap gene encoding type I glyceraldehyde-3-phosphate dehydrogenase, whose protein sequence is MKNIAINGFGRIGRTFLRAALKDEEFNKSINISAINDLGDLDSLAHLFKYDSVYGKFDGTVTVDKDNKCLIINDHKINVFSEKDPQLLPWDRLQIDLVLESTGKFKDREGASKHLKAGAKKVVISAPAKDPDATMILGVNEKVYDAQNHSIVSMASCTTNALAPVAKVLNDKYGIVKGFMTTVHAFTNDQNLLDLHHKDMRRARSAVESIIPTTTGAAKSIGEVIPELKGKLDGMALRVPVSDGSIIDLVVTLEKEVTSGEINTALKEAAQGKFKEILSYTEDPIVSSDIIGDPHSSIVDGLSTMVLGKKSNTVKVLSWYDNEWGFASRMVELIKFILSKMDDS, encoded by the coding sequence ATGAAAAATATTGCAATAAACGGTTTTGGACGCATAGGTAGAACTTTCTTAAGGGCCGCATTGAAAGATGAAGAGTTTAATAAATCGATTAATATTTCTGCAATAAATGATCTTGGTGATCTAGATTCTCTAGCTCACCTTTTCAAATATGATTCAGTGTATGGAAAATTTGATGGTACGGTAACTGTAGATAAGGATAATAAATGCCTCATAATAAATGATCACAAAATAAATGTATTTTCCGAAAAAGATCCCCAATTACTGCCTTGGGATCGTCTTCAAATCGATCTTGTTTTGGAATCTACTGGAAAATTTAAGGATCGAGAGGGAGCTAGCAAACATCTCAAGGCAGGAGCAAAAAAGGTAGTAATTTCGGCTCCCGCGAAAGACCCTGATGCAACAATGATCTTGGGAGTAAATGAAAAAGTGTATGATGCACAGAATCACAGCATAGTATCTATGGCATCGTGTACCACAAATGCTCTTGCTCCTGTAGCCAAAGTACTTAATGATAAATACGGAATAGTAAAGGGGTTTATGACAACAGTACATGCGTTTACCAATGATCAGAATCTTTTGGATCTGCACCATAAGGATATGAGGAGGGCAAGATCTGCGGTAGAGTCTATAATTCCTACTACAACTGGGGCGGCAAAATCTATTGGAGAGGTGATTCCTGAATTGAAAGGTAAATTGGATGGCATGGCTTTAAGAGTACCTGTTAGCGATGGTTCTATAATAGATTTGGTAGTAACCCTAGAAAAAGAGGTTACCAGTGGTGAAATTAATACCGCATTAAAGGAAGCTGCACAAGGAAAATTTAAGGAAATATTGTCGTATACAGAGGACCCAATAGTTTCGTCAGACATTATAGGAGATCCTCATTCTTCTATAGTTGATGGCCTTAGCACTATGGTGTTAGGGAAGAAAAGTAACACAGTCAAAGTATTGTCTTGGTATGATAACGAATGGGG